Proteins found in one Pseudoxanthomonas sp. SL93 genomic segment:
- a CDS encoding carbohydrate kinase, with protein MSKIVCFGEALIDLLAQPPATPDTPRAFLQYAGGAPANVAVAAARLGADTHFAGMLGHDMFGDFLLQSFISAGVATDCIVRTSAAKTALAFVALDEQGERSFSFYRPPAADLLFRSAHFLPACFGGTGSFHVCSNSLTEAAIAEATLDGMARARGAGAMVSLDLNLRPALWPADVDPTPRLWQALLAADLVKLSQEELDYLAQPLGGGAEGEAAVRSRILGGAAHWLIITDGAAPIRWFTRRASGQVQGFRVEVRDTTAAGDAFVGGLLFRLGERGGDGRGFAAFCQNPGDMEDAIRFGAAVGALAVTRKGAFAAMPSLDEVRQILQQQAEHAA; from the coding sequence ATGTCGAAGATCGTCTGTTTCGGCGAAGCCCTGATCGATCTGCTGGCGCAGCCTCCGGCCACACCCGACACGCCGCGCGCGTTCCTCCAGTACGCCGGCGGCGCGCCGGCTAACGTGGCCGTGGCCGCCGCACGGCTCGGTGCCGATACGCATTTCGCCGGCATGCTGGGCCACGACATGTTCGGTGACTTCCTGCTGCAGAGTTTCATCTCCGCCGGTGTCGCCACCGACTGCATCGTGCGCACCAGCGCCGCCAAGACCGCGTTGGCCTTCGTCGCGCTGGACGAACAGGGCGAGCGCAGCTTCAGCTTCTACCGCCCGCCCGCCGCGGACCTGCTGTTCCGCAGCGCGCACTTCCTGCCGGCCTGCTTCGGTGGCACCGGCAGTTTCCACGTCTGTTCCAACAGCCTGACGGAAGCGGCCATCGCCGAGGCGACCCTCGACGGCATGGCACGCGCACGCGGTGCCGGTGCCATGGTCAGCCTGGACCTCAACCTGCGGCCCGCCCTGTGGCCCGCCGACGTGGATCCGACGCCGCGCCTGTGGCAGGCCTTGCTGGCGGCAGACCTCGTAAAGCTGTCGCAGGAAGAACTCGATTACCTGGCGCAGCCGCTGGGTGGTGGCGCCGAAGGCGAGGCCGCCGTGCGGAGCCGCATCCTCGGCGGCGCTGCGCACTGGTTGATCATCACCGACGGCGCAGCGCCGATCCGGTGGTTCACCCGTCGGGCCTCCGGGCAGGTGCAGGGCTTCCGCGTCGAGGTACGCGACACAACGGCGGCCGGTGATGCCTTCGTCGGTGGACTGCTGTTCCGCCTGGGTGAGCGCGGTGGTGATGGGCGGGGTTTCGCCGCCTTCTGCCAGAATCCCGGCGACATGGAGGATGCCATCCGCTTCGGTGCCGCCGTCGGTGCCCTGGCGGTGACGCGCAAGGGTGCGTTTGCCGCGATGCCATCGCTGGATGAAGTGCGGCAGATCCTGCAGCAGCAGGCGGAGCACGCCGCCTGA
- the fucP gene encoding L-fucose:H+ symporter permease: MFFMWGFLTCLNDILIPHLKAVFELNFARAMLVQFTFFGAYFLMSLPAGRLVAHLGYKKGIVAGLAIAGVGALGFWPAAELRVYEAFLGALFVLATGITVLQVAANPYVALLGPEQTSSSRLTLAQALNSLGTAIAPLAGGMLILGNTVKSAEQIAVLPVAEQAAYRAQEAQAVQGPYVGLAVVLFLLALFVFLFRLPALSETTGQAGPVRHTLGDVLRHRHVRFGVLAIFFYVGAEVAIGSFLVNYLSMPAIGGFSEQEASRYVAAYWTLAMVGRFAGSAIMVRFPPRKLLALFAVVNVALLAATLLGSGKLSLYSVVAVGLFNSIMFPTIFALSIERLGPLTNKASSLLIMAIVGGAVVPYLQGLLADAIGVQGSFLLPLLCYGYIVFYGLSGSYPARATQAQGA; this comes from the coding sequence ATCTTCTTCATGTGGGGTTTCCTGACCTGCCTGAACGACATCCTGATCCCGCACCTGAAGGCGGTGTTCGAACTGAACTTCGCGCGCGCGATGCTGGTGCAGTTCACCTTCTTCGGCGCGTACTTCCTGATGTCGCTGCCGGCGGGTCGACTGGTCGCGCACCTGGGCTACAAGAAAGGCATCGTCGCGGGCCTGGCTATCGCCGGTGTGGGCGCACTGGGCTTCTGGCCGGCGGCGGAACTGCGCGTGTACGAAGCCTTCCTGGGCGCGCTGTTCGTGCTGGCCACCGGCATCACCGTGCTGCAGGTGGCGGCCAATCCCTATGTGGCGCTGTTGGGTCCGGAGCAGACAAGTTCCAGCCGCCTGACGCTCGCGCAGGCGTTGAACTCACTGGGCACCGCCATCGCGCCTCTGGCCGGCGGCATGCTGATCCTCGGCAACACGGTGAAGAGCGCCGAACAGATCGCGGTGTTGCCGGTTGCCGAACAGGCCGCCTACCGCGCGCAGGAAGCGCAGGCGGTACAGGGGCCCTATGTCGGGCTGGCGGTGGTGCTGTTCCTGCTGGCCTTGTTCGTGTTCCTGTTCCGCCTGCCCGCGCTGAGCGAGACCACCGGGCAGGCCGGTCCTGTCCGGCATACGCTGGGTGACGTGCTGCGCCATCGCCACGTGCGGTTCGGCGTGTTGGCCATCTTCTTCTATGTCGGTGCGGAAGTGGCCATCGGCAGCTTCCTGGTCAATTACCTGTCGATGCCGGCCATCGGTGGTTTCAGCGAACAGGAGGCATCGCGCTACGTGGCGGCGTACTGGACCCTAGCGATGGTCGGGCGCTTCGCCGGTTCGGCGATCATGGTCCGGTTCCCGCCCCGCAAACTGCTGGCCCTCTTCGCCGTGGTCAACGTGGCGCTGTTGGCGGCGACGCTGCTGGGCAGCGGAAAGCTCTCGCTCTATAGCGTGGTGGCGGTGGGCCTGTTCAACTCGATCATGTTCCCGACCATCTTCGCGCTCAGCATCGAGCGTCTGGGGCCGCTGACCAACAAGGCGTCCAGCCTGCTGATCATGGCCATCGTGGGCGGTGCGGTGGTGCCTTACCTGCAGGGCCTGCTCGCCGATGCCATCGGCGTGCAGGGGTCATTCCTGCTGCCGCTGTTGTGTTACGGCTACATCGTGTTCTACGGCCTGTCGGGTTCCTACCCGGCACGGGCCACGCAGGCGCAGGGAGCGTAG
- a CDS encoding LacI family DNA-binding transcriptional regulator, with the protein MSQKRPPRASATGKAKPGTSRTAKPPGKAAKKTREAKAPALERKRDSQRVVTVTDIANAIGVSRATVSLVLRGSPLVHADTRARVEAELKRQRYVYNRGAANLRRRTSSSVALVINDLSNPFFAEFAAGVDEALGGQGYVTLLGSTGESPQRQQAVLASLMEHTPAGVILSPAEGSDAAELRTVLDARSHVLLFNRELAGADAWDFLALDNERGARMAAEHLIGLGHRRIAFFGGHADSSSCRQRRAGFAQAMAAAGLPVEPQWLIESAPNRLEAATRTGALFGERASPTAAVCYNDTVALGLMLGLASRGIQPGRGFAVTGFDDIPEAAMTTPPLTTLSVDPRERGRQAARLLLQRVADPDAAPTRVIAPVRLCIRESSGVPRA; encoded by the coding sequence ATGAGCCAGAAGCGTCCTCCTCGCGCCAGCGCCACCGGCAAGGCCAAGCCCGGCACGTCGCGGACCGCCAAGCCGCCGGGCAAGGCGGCGAAAAAGACCCGCGAAGCAAAAGCACCCGCGCTGGAGCGCAAGCGCGACAGCCAGCGCGTGGTCACGGTCACCGATATCGCCAACGCCATCGGCGTCTCGCGCGCGACCGTCTCGCTGGTGCTGCGGGGCAGCCCCCTGGTGCATGCCGATACGCGTGCCCGGGTCGAGGCCGAACTCAAGCGCCAGCGCTACGTGTACAACCGCGGCGCGGCCAACCTGCGCAGGCGCACCTCGTCCAGCGTGGCGCTGGTGATCAACGATCTGTCCAACCCGTTCTTCGCGGAATTCGCCGCGGGCGTGGACGAGGCGCTGGGCGGACAGGGCTACGTCACCCTGCTGGGCAGCACCGGCGAATCGCCGCAGCGCCAGCAAGCAGTGCTGGCATCACTGATGGAGCACACGCCTGCCGGCGTGATCCTGTCGCCGGCCGAAGGCAGCGATGCCGCCGAACTGCGCACCGTGCTGGACGCGCGCAGCCACGTGCTGCTGTTCAACCGCGAACTGGCAGGTGCGGACGCATGGGATTTCCTGGCGCTGGACAACGAACGCGGCGCACGCATGGCCGCCGAACACCTGATCGGCCTGGGCCATCGCCGCATCGCTTTCTTCGGCGGGCATGCCGACTCCAGCTCGTGCCGGCAACGCCGCGCCGGTTTCGCACAGGCGATGGCGGCGGCCGGCTTGCCGGTGGAGCCGCAATGGCTGATCGAGTCGGCACCCAACCGGCTGGAAGCGGCCACGCGCACCGGTGCGCTGTTCGGCGAACGCGCCAGCCCCACGGCCGCGGTCTGCTACAACGACACGGTGGCGCTGGGCCTGATGCTGGGCCTGGCTTCGCGCGGCATCCAGCCCGGGCGGGGCTTCGCCGTGACAGGCTTCGACGACATTCCGGAAGCGGCGATGACCACGCCGCCGCTGACCACGCTGTCGGTCGATCCGCGCGAGCGCGGCCGGCAGGCGGCACGCCTGTTGCTGCAGCGCGTGGCCGATCCCGATGCCGCGCCCACGCGCGTGATCGCACCGGTGCGCCTGTGCATCCGCGAAAGCAGCGGCGTGCCGCGCGCATGA
- a CDS encoding GH92 family glycosyl hydrolase, whose translation MKNKTINAMFGALSLLLALTTAAADAAPARLAAEVNTFIGSKDDGNTFPGASAPFGQIQVSPIGSHYSGWRYDDPQIRGFGHSFVSGAGCWEQGGQVSVLPVTGRIGAGGDFDTGDAKTFDHKRYGSRYRHDGENGQAGYYKVRLTDYGGIDAETTALTHAAAERYTFSSRGEGHVLVNVGQANERHAVTGSLVNVVGDRVVEGKLVTKSFCGGHQYTTWFRLEFDRPFKAFGTWGEAGGVAGARHSMEGEGKPNGAWLTFDLGGNPSVTAISAISHVDAEGARNNLRSEGMKGGRLLGFDAMRERAQSAWDKELASVRIQGGSADDRAVFYTALYHALLQPLTGSDADGRYRGYDDRIHRADGWTYYEYFSLWDTYRSQNQLVALLRPQRAADIGRSLLAIREQGGWLPRWGYASFETNIMTGDPVTPFLVDLWRFGALKGREADAYAALRENAFGVPPLNSRHAGRSGNPHYLQHGFVQYDRAFPSKGMDVDPHHGGSATLEYALADCSLSLMADALGHDDDAAVLKRRGRNWRTLWDADIRDGEAGFNGFPRPRTEDGQWYTPADGHYGPRSHHGFHEGTAWQYQWLAQQDVTGLVEAMHGRDQAGRRLDAFFAYDALLADPAGAARKEWVVGPYSYYNQYRYNPNNEPDLHAPWMYTLIGQPWKTATVLHAAQRLFTNAPNGVTGNDDLGTMSAWYLFSAMGLYPVVPGTGQFVLHPPRFARVEIDLGQGRTLRIDAPQADGNKLQYISHVSLRGRAHPSVWLDWESLQQGGRLHVELTGTPPQQGWGTRPHDLPASPCAADAATPSAVGR comes from the coding sequence ATGAAGAACAAAACGATCAACGCCATGTTCGGGGCACTGTCCCTACTGCTGGCGCTGACTACCGCGGCGGCCGATGCGGCGCCGGCAAGGCTGGCTGCCGAGGTCAATACCTTCATCGGCAGCAAGGACGACGGCAACACCTTTCCGGGTGCCTCGGCGCCCTTCGGCCAGATCCAGGTCAGCCCGATCGGCTCGCACTACTCGGGTTGGCGCTATGACGACCCGCAGATCCGCGGCTTTGGCCACTCGTTCGTTTCCGGCGCGGGCTGCTGGGAGCAGGGGGGACAGGTCTCCGTGCTGCCGGTCACCGGTCGCATCGGTGCGGGCGGTGACTTCGACACGGGCGACGCCAAGACGTTCGATCACAAGCGCTACGGTTCGCGCTACCGGCATGACGGCGAGAACGGGCAGGCCGGCTATTACAAGGTTCGCCTGACCGACTACGGCGGCATCGATGCCGAGACCACCGCGCTGACCCACGCCGCGGCCGAGCGCTACACCTTTTCCAGCCGCGGCGAAGGCCACGTGCTCGTCAACGTGGGCCAGGCGAACGAGCGCCATGCGGTGACCGGCAGCCTTGTCAACGTGGTGGGCGACCGCGTGGTGGAAGGCAAGCTGGTCACCAAGAGTTTCTGCGGCGGCCACCAGTACACCACGTGGTTCCGCCTGGAGTTCGACCGGCCCTTCAAGGCCTTCGGTACGTGGGGCGAAGCCGGCGGCGTGGCGGGCGCGCGCCACAGCATGGAGGGCGAGGGCAAGCCCAACGGCGCCTGGCTGACGTTCGACCTGGGCGGCAATCCTTCCGTCACGGCCATCTCGGCCATCTCGCACGTCGATGCCGAGGGCGCGCGGAACAACCTGCGCAGCGAAGGCATGAAAGGCGGGCGGCTGCTCGGCTTCGACGCGATGCGCGAGCGGGCGCAGTCGGCATGGGACAAGGAACTGGCCAGCGTGCGCATCCAGGGCGGCAGCGCCGACGACCGTGCCGTGTTCTACACCGCGCTGTACCACGCGCTGCTGCAGCCGCTGACCGGCAGCGATGCCGATGGCCGCTACCGCGGCTACGATGATCGCATCCACCGCGCCGATGGCTGGACCTACTACGAGTACTTCTCGCTGTGGGACACCTACCGGTCGCAGAACCAGCTAGTGGCGCTGCTGCGTCCGCAACGCGCCGCCGACATCGGCCGCTCGTTGCTGGCCATCCGTGAACAGGGCGGCTGGCTGCCGCGCTGGGGCTACGCCAGCTTCGAAACGAACATCATGACGGGCGATCCGGTGACCCCGTTCCTCGTCGACCTGTGGCGTTTCGGCGCCCTCAAGGGGCGCGAAGCGGATGCGTATGCCGCGCTGCGCGAGAATGCATTCGGCGTGCCGCCGTTGAACTCGCGGCATGCCGGCCGCTCCGGCAATCCCCACTATCTCCAGCACGGCTTCGTGCAGTACGACCGCGCGTTCCCGTCGAAGGGGATGGACGTGGATCCGCACCACGGTGGCTCGGCGACGCTGGAGTACGCGCTGGCCGACTGCTCGCTGTCGCTGATGGCCGACGCGCTGGGTCATGACGATGACGCGGCCGTGCTCAAGCGGCGTGGCCGCAACTGGCGCACGCTCTGGGATGCGGACATCCGCGACGGGGAAGCCGGCTTCAATGGCTTCCCGCGTCCGCGCACCGAAGACGGACAGTGGTACACGCCGGCGGATGGCCACTACGGCCCGCGCTCACACCACGGTTTCCACGAGGGGACGGCCTGGCAATACCAGTGGCTGGCGCAGCAGGACGTGACCGGGTTGGTCGAGGCCATGCACGGGCGCGACCAAGCCGGGCGTCGCCTGGATGCCTTCTTCGCCTACGACGCGTTGCTGGCCGATCCGGCCGGCGCCGCACGCAAGGAATGGGTGGTGGGGCCTTACAGCTACTACAACCAGTACCGCTACAACCCCAACAACGAGCCCGACCTGCACGCGCCGTGGATGTACACGCTGATCGGCCAGCCGTGGAAGACCGCCACGGTGCTGCATGCGGCGCAACGCCTGTTCACCAACGCGCCAAACGGCGTCACCGGCAACGACGACCTGGGCACGATGTCGGCGTGGTACCTGTTCAGCGCCATGGGCCTGTATCCCGTGGTGCCGGGTACCGGCCAGTTCGTGCTGCATCCTCCGCGCTTCGCCCGCGTCGAGATCGATCTGGGGCAGGGCCGCACGCTGCGCATCGATGCGCCGCAGGCGGACGGCAACAAACTGCAGTACATCAGCCATGTGTCGTTGCGGGGCCGCGCGCATCCCTCGGTGTGGCTGGATTGGGAAAGCCTGCAGCAGGGCGGTCGCCTGCACGTGGAGCTGACCGGTACGCCGCCTCAGCAGGGATGGGGGACGCGACCGCACGACCTGCCCGCATCCCCCTGCGCCGCGGATGCGGCCACGCCGTCCGCGGTGGGTCGATGA
- a CDS encoding TonB-dependent receptor, with the protein MKGTPHVRIRNSLSTAIAVALATAAALPGIALAQQATTQEAPAATDLDQVSVTGYRYSIEKSLDQKRNANAIVEVVTAEDVGKFPDKNVADALQRVPGVIVTRDGGEGKNVSVRGLSSELTLTQLNGNYIATAESNGDPTRSFNYMLLPSNMLSSAELFKTPEARIDEGGVGGTVILHTRRPLELESNSGFVSIDGTWADTTKKTDGQFSGSYSWHDKDDRFGVFVGYTQQKRTTRTMGASTEGWQWYGRDEGGTAVDVNGQPSDFNSNWWGGTGFWDQNGQYYTGFMMPTSVNLNVKEEERERKGGQFTLQFKPTDNLTLTANYFRFDLSQDSRTNTLKVPEWNIARYYGDGNWRGGRLLDRLHFDPSGTIVTGADYSLHPGKTYYCSEAEAAAAGMAPGGWGSDDCTVPTPQITGSYNIEESLSQTADFAAEWRGESMDISVKGGRTWAKGGPELQFAVPLKPRRQNADGSWTNGNFASSWDLTGTPTMTFSPELMENLRNGILQVDLGSTGSSWTRNSTEQKYVQIDTTWYNDGKFLESIQFGVKGRDGGIHRSTGNSYWACPGTDPSDYENRYWNGGCNSIATQFSPDFLYPLDNLAGGINASAYPAINYPAYIAYLHSTYGPMQTREEDNFVYNVDEEIYSTYLQANFRTERLRGNIGVRIVGTSQHADSTDKVTSYNDYFFDDAAGNPLACLQGAAVPTGAPTGTYCGSEGYWRLTDRVGRPETYEVNALDRSYTDILPSFNLAYDLTDNLVLRAAAAKVISRPSYSDIAAPGSLNYFSQEYVDDRRLTGGAGELGWYGSGSNKRLEAYEANQYDVGLEWYFQPGSVVGVGLFRKDVSNFAVPVIADVEMVIDGQTVTVQNYSTDAGGRDAVSQGVELYAQHTLDFGLGFQFNYTYNDTNEAAITLGDGTELGESPLVGSAKNQTNFTMFYEAEKLLLRASYNRRGETVQGLVNGLNVYEEPYYQIDLNAAYNFTPAFSISASILNLTEEETRAHLGNDTQDRFYTNGYAGRVAYMGLTYKF; encoded by the coding sequence ATGAAAGGCACGCCACACGTACGCATCCGCAATTCCTTGTCCACGGCGATTGCCGTCGCATTGGCGACCGCCGCTGCCCTGCCGGGCATCGCGCTGGCGCAGCAGGCGACCACGCAGGAAGCGCCCGCCGCCACGGACCTCGACCAGGTTTCGGTGACCGGATACCGCTATTCGATCGAAAAGAGCCTGGACCAGAAGCGCAACGCCAACGCCATCGTCGAGGTGGTCACCGCCGAGGACGTGGGCAAGTTCCCCGACAAGAACGTGGCCGATGCGCTGCAGCGCGTGCCGGGCGTCATCGTGACCCGCGACGGCGGCGAGGGAAAGAATGTCAGCGTCCGCGGCCTGTCTTCCGAACTGACCCTCACCCAGCTCAACGGCAACTACATCGCCACGGCCGAGTCCAATGGCGACCCGACCCGTTCGTTCAACTACATGCTGCTGCCTTCGAACATGCTGTCCAGCGCCGAGCTGTTCAAGACGCCGGAAGCGCGCATCGATGAAGGTGGGGTCGGCGGCACCGTGATCCTGCACACGCGCCGGCCACTGGAACTGGAATCGAACAGCGGCTTCGTTTCGATCGACGGCACCTGGGCCGATACCACCAAGAAGACCGACGGCCAGTTCTCCGGCTCGTATTCCTGGCACGACAAGGACGACCGTTTCGGCGTCTTCGTCGGATACACCCAGCAGAAGCGCACCACGCGCACCATGGGTGCCAGCACCGAGGGCTGGCAGTGGTACGGCCGCGATGAAGGCGGCACGGCAGTCGACGTCAACGGGCAACCCTCCGACTTCAATTCGAACTGGTGGGGCGGCACCGGCTTCTGGGACCAGAACGGCCAGTACTACACCGGCTTCATGATGCCGACGTCGGTCAATCTGAACGTCAAGGAAGAAGAGCGTGAGCGCAAGGGCGGACAGTTCACGCTGCAGTTCAAGCCGACCGACAACCTGACGCTGACGGCGAACTACTTCCGCTTCGACCTGTCGCAGGATTCCCGGACCAACACCCTGAAGGTGCCGGAGTGGAACATCGCCCGCTACTACGGCGACGGCAACTGGCGCGGCGGCCGCCTGCTCGACCGCCTGCACTTCGACCCCAGCGGCACCATCGTGACCGGCGCGGACTACAGCCTGCACCCGGGCAAGACCTACTACTGCAGTGAGGCCGAGGCCGCTGCCGCAGGCATGGCGCCGGGCGGCTGGGGCTCGGACGACTGCACCGTGCCGACCCCGCAGATCACCGGCAGCTACAACATCGAGGAATCGTTGTCGCAGACCGCCGACTTCGCGGCCGAATGGCGGGGAGAGTCGATGGACATCTCCGTCAAGGGCGGCCGTACCTGGGCCAAGGGCGGCCCCGAACTGCAGTTCGCGGTGCCCCTCAAGCCACGCCGCCAGAATGCGGACGGCAGCTGGACGAACGGCAACTTCGCCAGTTCGTGGGATCTGACCGGCACGCCGACGATGACGTTCTCGCCGGAACTGATGGAGAACCTGCGGAATGGCATCCTGCAGGTCGACCTCGGTTCGACCGGTTCGTCGTGGACCCGCAACAGCACCGAACAGAAGTACGTGCAGATCGATACCACCTGGTACAACGACGGCAAGTTCCTGGAGTCGATCCAGTTCGGGGTCAAGGGTCGCGATGGCGGCATCCACCGCAGCACCGGCAACAGTTACTGGGCGTGCCCGGGCACCGACCCGAGCGACTACGAAAACCGCTACTGGAACGGCGGCTGCAACAGCATCGCCACCCAGTTCTCGCCGGACTTCCTCTATCCGTTGGACAACCTGGCCGGCGGCATCAACGCCAGCGCCTATCCGGCCATCAACTACCCGGCCTACATCGCCTATCTCCACAGCACGTACGGCCCCATGCAGACCCGCGAGGAAGACAACTTCGTCTACAACGTCGATGAAGAAATCTACTCGACCTACCTGCAGGCCAACTTCCGCACCGAGCGCCTGCGCGGCAACATCGGCGTACGCATCGTGGGCACCAGCCAGCATGCCGACTCGACGGACAAGGTCACGTCCTACAACGACTACTTCTTCGACGATGCCGCCGGCAATCCGCTCGCGTGCCTGCAGGGCGCTGCCGTCCCCACCGGGGCCCCCACGGGTACGTACTGCGGCAGTGAAGGGTACTGGAGGCTGACCGACCGGGTGGGACGACCGGAGACGTATGAAGTCAACGCGCTCGACCGCAGCTACACCGACATACTGCCAAGCTTCAACCTGGCGTATGACCTGACCGACAACCTGGTGCTGCGTGCGGCGGCCGCCAAGGTGATCTCGCGTCCGAGCTACAGCGACATCGCCGCCCCCGGCAGCCTCAACTACTTCAGCCAGGAATATGTCGACGACCGCCGCCTGACCGGTGGTGCGGGCGAACTGGGCTGGTACGGTTCGGGCAGCAACAAGCGACTGGAAGCGTACGAGGCCAACCAGTATGACGTGGGCCTGGAGTGGTATTTCCAGCCTGGTTCGGTGGTGGGCGTCGGCCTGTTCCGCAAGGACGTCAGCAACTTTGCCGTTCCTGTCATTGCCGACGTGGAGATGGTCATCGACGGCCAGACCGTGACCGTGCAGAACTATTCGACGGATGCCGGCGGCCGCGACGCGGTGTCGCAGGGCGTCGAACTGTATGCGCAGCACACGCTGGATTTCGGCCTCGGCTTCCAGTTCAACTACACCTACAACGATACCAACGAAGCGGCGATCACGCTGGGTGACGGTACCGAGCTGGGCGAGTCGCCGCTGGTCGGCAGTGCCAAGAACCAGACCAACTTCACCATGTTCTACGAAGCGGAGAAGTTGCTGCTGCGTGCCTCCTACAACCGTCGCGGTGAGACGGTGCAGGGCCTGGTCAACGGCCTGAACGTCTACGAGGAGCCGTACTACCAGATCGACCTGAACGCGGCGTACAACTTCACGCCGGCCTTCAGCATCAGCGCTTCGATACTGAACCTGACCGAGGAAGAAACGCGCGCCCATCTTGGCAACGACACCCAGGACCGCTTCTACACCAATGGCTACGCGGGCCGCGTGGCGTACATGGGTCTGACGTACAAGTTCTGA